From uncultured Roseateles sp., the proteins below share one genomic window:
- a CDS encoding tripartite tricarboxylate transporter substrate binding protein, with amino-acid sequence MNNKRATVLKLALLVLTAMAGTAHADEPYPSKPIRFVVPYPPGGPTDLMARLLQPELQQRLGVTIVIENKGGAGGNVGSADVAKQAPADGYTMLLAASGPMAVNQTLFKTMAYSPLTDLVPVVQLSSFPLVLEVHPSTGIKNIKEFIAQTKAQPDAFSYASAGNGTPQHLAGEIYNKAAGTKLGHVPYRGAGPALNDLLGGQVKVMFDVLGSSIQYINAAKLTPLAVTSAQRSPSLPNVPTLAESGYPGFEVTAWHGIAMRSGTPPEMVKKLNTTLLAIFKEPAFRKKWELLGTPVVAGTPEQFGQLIRTESVRLGRVVRESGASVD; translated from the coding sequence ATGAACAACAAGCGCGCTACCGTTTTGAAGTTGGCCCTGCTGGTGTTGACCGCGATGGCCGGCACGGCCCATGCCGATGAGCCCTACCCGAGCAAGCCGATCCGTTTTGTCGTGCCCTATCCGCCCGGCGGCCCGACCGATCTGATGGCCCGCCTGCTGCAGCCCGAGCTGCAGCAGCGCCTGGGGGTGACCATCGTGATCGAGAACAAGGGCGGTGCGGGCGGCAATGTCGGCTCGGCCGATGTGGCCAAGCAGGCACCCGCCGACGGCTACACGATGCTGCTGGCCGCCAGCGGCCCGATGGCGGTGAACCAGACCCTGTTCAAGACCATGGCCTACAGCCCGCTGACCGATCTGGTGCCGGTCGTACAGCTGTCGTCCTTCCCGCTGGTGCTGGAGGTGCATCCGTCGACCGGCATCAAGAACATCAAGGAATTCATCGCCCAGACCAAGGCGCAGCCGGATGCCTTCAGCTATGCCTCGGCCGGCAATGGCACGCCCCAGCATCTGGCCGGCGAGATCTACAACAAGGCGGCCGGCACCAAGCTGGGCCATGTACCCTACCGCGGCGCCGGGCCGGCGCTGAACGATTTGCTGGGTGGCCAGGTGAAGGTGATGTTCGATGTGCTGGGCAGCTCGATCCAGTACATCAATGCGGCCAAGCTGACGCCGCTGGCGGTGACGTCGGCCCAGCGCAGCCCCTCGCTGCCGAATGTGCCGACGTTGGCCGAGTCGGGCTATCCCGGCTTCGAGGTCACCGCCTGGCACGGCATCGCCATGCGCAGCGGCACGCCGCCCGAGATGGTCAAGAAGCTCAACACCACCCTGCTGGCCATCTTCAAGGAGCCCGCTTTCCGCAAGAAGTGGGAGCTGCTGGGCACGCCCGTCGTCGCCGGCACGCCCGAACAGTTCGGTCAGCTGATTCGCACGGAGTCGGTGCGCCTGGGCCGCGTCGTGCGGGAGTCGGGGGCCAGTGTCGATTGA
- a CDS encoding LysR family transcriptional regulator, translating to MLINCSLRELDVFLTLAETLNYRRAAERLHLSQPAVSGVITRLELSLGSALFERSTRAVRLTEAGAVFVERIRLLRQQADAAVQAVRDISELREGRVRVAALPSLAATAVPAAFARFGAAHPGVRLELLDSLSNPAFDSVRAGQADFALTAANPAYADLEYAPLGEDRFVLLLPASHPLAKSRQPLRWDETQDLPHISMPAPTSVRQYTEEAFLQNGLRFAPRYEVEHLATINAMVAAGLGVAALPELAALVAQGPKVLSRPLTGPVMPRPLGLVTLRGRRLSPAAEALVVMLREETLALIGAS from the coding sequence ATGCTGATCAATTGCTCGCTGCGTGAGCTGGACGTCTTCCTGACCCTGGCCGAGACGCTGAACTACCGCCGTGCCGCCGAACGGCTGCATCTGTCGCAGCCCGCCGTGTCGGGCGTGATCACGCGGCTGGAGCTCAGCCTGGGCAGCGCCCTGTTCGAGCGCAGCACCCGGGCCGTGCGGCTGACCGAGGCCGGCGCGGTGTTCGTCGAGCGCATACGGTTGCTGCGCCAGCAGGCCGATGCGGCGGTGCAGGCGGTGCGCGACATCAGCGAGTTGCGCGAGGGCCGCGTGCGCGTGGCCGCCCTGCCCTCGCTGGCCGCCACCGCCGTGCCGGCCGCCTTTGCCCGCTTCGGCGCCGCCCACCCGGGCGTGCGGCTGGAGCTGCTGGACAGCCTGTCCAACCCGGCCTTCGACAGCGTGCGTGCCGGCCAGGCCGACTTTGCGCTGACCGCCGCCAACCCCGCCTATGCCGACCTGGAGTACGCGCCGCTGGGCGAAGACCGCTTCGTGCTGCTGCTGCCGGCCAGCCACCCGCTGGCCAAGAGCCGGCAACCGCTGCGCTGGGACGAGACGCAGGACCTGCCCCATATCTCGATGCCGGCGCCCACCAGCGTGCGCCAGTACACCGAGGAGGCTTTTTTGCAGAACGGCCTGCGCTTCGCGCCGCGCTACGAGGTCGAGCACCTGGCCACCATCAACGCAATGGTCGCGGCCGGCCTGGGCGTGGCCGCGCTGCCGGAGCTGGCGGCCCTGGTGGCCCAGGGCCCCAAGGTGCTGAGCCGGCCGCTGACCGGCCCGGTGATGCCGCGTCCGCTGGGCCTGGTGACGCTGCGCGGGCGGCGCTTGTCGCCAGCGGCCGAGGCCCTGGTCGTGATGCTGCGTGAGGAGACGCTGGCGCTGATCGGCGCAAGCTAG
- a CDS encoding TldD/PmbA family protein has product MPTSFLQAPAGAAYSELRQHELRKTRMLMMDGSLTLNSRTAEGGISARVYQDGYWGFASAPDAAEAARISDKALANARAMARFGAKSNLPLPGGSYRGEHVFAGRRALTPAECQQRLAELHAWCKTRFPALKSTRFLLADEHHSKQLATSLGGQSLASIQRALCYIAFITEDAQGAPVELSLPLSCKGSLADLDLSIATLAPELDRLHEHLMAKRHAVAARGGLHTVVMAPELAGMLAHEAMGHPCEADLVLGGAVTRDLLGQRVASELVSMVDLAHTYQGEELMIPVYADDEGVPGQDAVLIDKGVLSAFMNSRETAAQLGHAPTGSARAYNPNDEPLVRMRNTAILPGASKLDEMIAGVDDGYLLMKTSNGQADSTTEFMFGISLAYEIRGGKLGRAIRDTTLSGSAIKVLQSVDAVSDDMHWTCAGYCGKKQPMVVSMGGPALRARAHLGGE; this is encoded by the coding sequence ATGCCGACAAGCTTTTTGCAGGCGCCCGCCGGGGCCGCCTATTCCGAACTCCGCCAACACGAGCTGCGCAAGACGCGCATGCTGATGATGGATGGCAGCCTGACCCTGAATTCTCGCACCGCCGAGGGCGGCATCAGTGCCCGGGTCTATCAGGACGGTTATTGGGGCTTTGCCTCGGCGCCCGATGCCGCCGAGGCCGCCCGCATCAGCGACAAGGCGCTGGCCAATGCCCGGGCGATGGCACGCTTCGGTGCCAAGTCCAACTTGCCCCTGCCCGGCGGCAGCTACCGCGGCGAGCATGTGTTTGCCGGCCGCAGGGCGCTGACGCCGGCCGAGTGCCAGCAGCGCCTGGCCGAGCTGCATGCCTGGTGCAAGACCCGCTTCCCGGCGCTGAAGTCCACCCGCTTCCTGCTCGCCGACGAGCATCACAGCAAGCAGCTGGCCACCAGCCTGGGCGGCCAGTCTCTGGCCAGCATCCAGCGTGCGCTGTGCTACATCGCCTTCATCACCGAAGACGCGCAGGGCGCGCCGGTCGAGCTGTCGCTGCCGCTGTCATGCAAGGGCAGCCTCGCCGATCTGGATCTGTCGATTGCCACCCTGGCGCCCGAGCTGGATCGCCTGCACGAACACCTGATGGCCAAGCGCCATGCGGTGGCCGCGCGCGGCGGCCTGCACACGGTGGTGATGGCGCCCGAGCTGGCCGGCATGCTGGCCCACGAGGCCATGGGCCACCCCTGCGAGGCCGATCTGGTGCTGGGCGGCGCGGTGACCCGCGACCTGCTGGGCCAGCGCGTGGCCAGCGAGCTGGTCAGCATGGTGGATCTGGCACACACCTACCAGGGCGAGGAACTGATGATCCCCGTCTATGCCGACGACGAGGGCGTGCCCGGGCAGGACGCGGTGCTGATAGACAAGGGCGTGCTCAGCGCCTTCATGAACAGCCGCGAGACCGCCGCCCAGCTGGGCCATGCGCCCACCGGCAGCGCCCGGGCCTACAACCCGAATGACGAGCCGCTGGTGCGCATGCGCAACACGGCCATCCTGCCCGGCGCGTCCAAGCTGGACGAGATGATTGCCGGCGTCGATGACGGCTATCTGCTGATGAAGACCTCCAACGGCCAGGCCGACTCGACCACCGAGTTCATGTTCGGCATCAGCCTGGCTTACGAAATACGCGGCGGCAAGCTGGGCCGCGCGATACGCGACACCACCTTGTCGGGCTCGGCGATCAAGGTGCTGCAAAGCGTCGATGCGGTGTCGGACGATATGCACTGGACCTGTGCCGGCTACTGCGGCAAGAAGCAGCCCATGGTCGTTTCAATGGGCGGGCCGGCCCTGCGCGCCCGTGCTCATCTGGGAGGCGAATGA
- a CDS encoding PEP-CTERM sorting domain-containing protein, translating to MMKQSISFRLMVAAGLLTASVAASAGTVFASASYNAGTSFADALSGTTMTIAFDGTSYWSTSGGGTGGTRLAQYDASGATVGTFAPGLDFRSVFTDAGNNVLARQYASSTIYQQTAPGVFSSVLTLNGGTLDSQSAVVKDGSNFVAISGGSVSQWDASGNFIGAVSLTGFGTVGLEAVYPQGRGIAAAGNYWLTYDSGVLSAWDHGGNRVDSTTLTGATGTFDANFSLSYANNKVFVVTQSGGTWNGYDVGITAAVPEPESYALMLAGLCAVGLLARRRKAAA from the coding sequence ATGATGAAGCAGTCGATTTCCTTCCGTTTGATGGTCGCCGCCGGTCTGTTGACCGCCTCCGTTGCTGCCTCTGCCGGCACTGTGTTTGCCAGTGCCAGCTACAACGCCGGTACCAGCTTCGCCGATGCCCTGTCCGGCACGACGATGACCATCGCCTTTGATGGCACCAGCTACTGGAGCACCTCGGGCGGCGGCACGGGCGGCACGCGCCTGGCCCAGTACGACGCCAGCGGCGCCACCGTGGGCACCTTTGCTCCTGGTCTGGACTTCCGCTCGGTGTTCACCGATGCGGGCAACAATGTGCTGGCCCGCCAATACGCCAGCAGCACCATCTACCAGCAGACCGCTCCGGGCGTGTTCAGCAGCGTGCTGACGCTCAATGGTGGCACCCTGGACTCACAGTCAGCGGTGGTCAAGGACGGCAGCAATTTCGTTGCCATCTCTGGTGGCTCGGTGTCGCAATGGGATGCCAGCGGCAACTTCATCGGTGCCGTCAGCCTGACGGGCTTTGGGACGGTAGGTCTCGAAGCTGTGTATCCGCAAGGCCGCGGCATCGCCGCCGCCGGCAACTACTGGCTGACCTATGACAGCGGCGTGCTCAGCGCCTGGGATCACGGCGGCAACCGCGTGGACTCTACGACGCTGACCGGCGCCACCGGCACCTTCGACGCCAACTTCAGCCTCAGCTATGCCAACAACAAGGTGTTTGTCGTCACCCAGAGCGGCGGCACCTGGAACGGCTACGACGTCGGCATCACCGCCGCTGTGCCGGAACCCGAAAGCTATGCGCTGATGCTGGCCGGCCTGTGCGCCGTGGGCCTGCTGGCGCGTCGCCGCAAGGCCGCCGCCTGA
- a CDS encoding flavin reductase family protein: MHFYEPRQGHGLPHDPFNAIVGPRPIGWIASRSAAGQLNLAPYSFFNAFNYTPPLIGFSSIGYKDTVRNIEATGEFVWNLATRPLAEQMNQTCAAVPPEVNEFELAGLTAEPSRLVNVPRVAESPVAFECKLSQLLQLRGANGTAVDSWLVLGEVVGVHIASHLLVDGIYDTAAGQPILRGGGPADYFEIKPENRFKMYRPR; encoded by the coding sequence ATGCATTTCTACGAACCCCGCCAAGGCCACGGCCTGCCGCACGACCCCTTCAACGCCATCGTCGGCCCGCGGCCGATCGGCTGGATCGCCAGCCGCAGCGCCGCCGGCCAGCTGAACCTGGCGCCCTACAGCTTCTTCAACGCCTTCAACTACACGCCGCCGCTGATCGGCTTTTCCAGCATCGGCTACAAGGACACGGTGCGCAATATCGAGGCCACCGGCGAGTTCGTCTGGAACCTGGCCACCCGCCCGCTGGCCGAGCAGATGAACCAGACCTGCGCGGCCGTGCCGCCCGAGGTCAACGAGTTCGAGCTGGCCGGCCTGACGGCCGAACCCTCGCGGCTGGTCAACGTGCCGCGCGTGGCCGAGAGCCCCGTGGCCTTCGAGTGCAAGCTCAGCCAGTTGCTGCAGCTCAGGGGCGCCAATGGCACGGCGGTGGACAGCTGGCTGGTGCTGGGCGAGGTGGTCGGCGTGCACATCGCCAGCCATCTGCTGGTGGATGGCATTTACGACACCGCCGCCGGCCAGCCGATACTGCGCGGCGGTGGGCCGGCCGACTACTTCGAGATCAAGCCGGAGAACCGATTCAAGATGTACCGGCCACGCTGA
- a CDS encoding 3-hydroxyacyl-CoA dehydrogenase NAD-binding domain-containing protein gives MQDGAQGLTGTRAVVVGGGTMGADVAVVLLRGGLQVTVIERHAERRQGLVSHVAERLAPLGLGHCIAELDTVAALEDAVWPEVGLVIECIPEQLPLKQALFAELLTLAPPGCLLTSNSSSFPISAIAAGLETQSRMFGLHFFMPAHLVPLVEVVLGPQSDAGKAELLSDVMRGCGMVPVLVRKDKPGFLANRLQHALAREAFALIDEGVATAEDVDAAVRFGFGFRFLAAGPVLQRDHAGLDVHCAAAATMYPSLSNTDRPAAALRERVEQGRLGMKTGGGFFDWPLEKRLAERKRYDDLLRQGLALLADELPPYRAQTQAKDRT, from the coding sequence ATGCAGGATGGGGCACAGGGTTTGACGGGCACACGGGCGGTCGTCGTCGGCGGCGGCACGATGGGCGCCGATGTGGCCGTGGTGCTGCTGCGCGGGGGGCTGCAGGTCACCGTGATCGAGCGCCATGCCGAGCGGCGACAGGGCCTGGTCAGCCATGTGGCCGAGCGCCTGGCGCCGCTGGGCCTGGGCCACTGCATCGCCGAGCTGGACACGGTGGCCGCGCTGGAAGACGCCGTCTGGCCCGAGGTCGGTCTGGTGATCGAATGCATTCCCGAGCAGCTGCCGCTGAAGCAGGCGCTGTTCGCCGAGCTGCTGACCCTGGCCCCGCCCGGCTGCCTGCTGACCAGCAACAGTTCCAGCTTTCCGATCAGCGCCATCGCCGCGGGCCTTGAAACGCAGTCGCGCATGTTCGGCCTGCACTTCTTCATGCCGGCCCATCTGGTGCCGCTCGTCGAGGTGGTGCTGGGGCCGCAGAGCGATGCGGGCAAGGCCGAGCTGCTGTCGGACGTGATGCGCGGCTGCGGCATGGTGCCGGTGCTCGTGCGCAAGGACAAGCCGGGCTTTCTGGCCAACCGGCTGCAACATGCGCTGGCCCGCGAGGCCTTTGCGCTGATCGACGAGGGCGTGGCCACGGCCGAGGATGTGGACGCAGCGGTGCGCTTCGGTTTCGGCTTCCGCTTCCTCGCCGCCGGCCCGGTGCTGCAGCGCGACCACGCCGGCCTGGACGTGCACTGCGCCGCGGCGGCGACGATGTACCCCAGCCTGTCCAACACCGACCGGCCCGCCGCCGCGCTGCGCGAGCGGGTCGAGCAGGGGCGGCTGGGCATGAAGACCGGCGGCGGCTTCTTCGACTGGCCGCTTGAGAAGCGCCTGGCCGAGCGCAAACGCTACGACGATCTGCTGCGCCAGGGCCTGGCCCTGCTGGCCGACGAGCTGCCGCCCTACCGAGCCCAGACTCAAGCGAAGGACAGGACATGA
- a CDS encoding metallopeptidase TldD-related protein → MEQNTRLKDAAEQALTLMRAQGFDQAQVSASAVLQDELNIAHNHASLMRSTESQKLSLLGLIDGRKASTELTEFGVEGLRERIASLFADASGAPQDAANAVSSGQRANIVQGPQQGDVGQLADTVAELLAFRERETPLMMLDEGAAAHLLAQSHTLTSEGSELSCSLGWYSLSAFGTAREGKQSSSFNFAGGSTHDLRALPAAEHFGIADMLRDTSQQIHTQPIAGNFVGEVLLTPPAVADLLAWLQGQLSDMQLINGSSLYRDQVGAQIASPHLSLRSRFDAPGVAAISGDAFATPPLEVLREGRLLTLTPSLYASRKTGLPHVPVAGSGWELLAGQTSRAELLAAMPRGAVVGRLSMGNPAPNGDFSGVIKNSFSVQDGLIGPALSEVMITGNIATMLREVKAVSRERIDTGDLLLPWLRIAGLHFS, encoded by the coding sequence ATGGAACAGAACACTCGACTGAAAGACGCCGCCGAGCAGGCGCTGACGCTGATGCGCGCTCAGGGTTTCGACCAGGCCCAGGTCAGTGCCTCGGCCGTGCTGCAGGACGAGCTCAACATCGCCCACAACCATGCCAGCCTGATGCGCAGCACCGAGTCGCAGAAGCTCTCGCTGCTGGGTCTGATCGATGGCCGCAAGGCCAGCACCGAGCTGACCGAGTTCGGCGTGGAGGGATTGCGCGAGCGCATCGCCAGCCTGTTCGCGGATGCCAGTGGCGCGCCGCAGGATGCGGCCAATGCGGTCTCGTCGGGGCAGCGGGCCAACATCGTCCAGGGCCCGCAGCAGGGCGACGTGGGCCAGCTGGCCGACACCGTGGCCGAGCTGCTGGCCTTTCGCGAGCGCGAAACGCCGCTGATGATGCTGGACGAAGGGGCGGCCGCCCATCTGCTGGCGCAAAGCCATACCTTGACCAGCGAGGGCAGCGAGCTGAGTTGCAGCCTGGGCTGGTACAGCCTGAGTGCCTTCGGCACCGCCCGCGAAGGCAAGCAGTCCAGCTCCTTCAACTTTGCCGGCGGCAGTACCCATGATCTGCGCGCGCTGCCGGCGGCCGAGCACTTCGGCATCGCCGACATGCTGCGTGACACCTCACAGCAGATCCACACCCAGCCCATCGCCGGCAACTTCGTCGGCGAGGTCTTGCTGACCCCACCGGCCGTGGCCGATCTGCTGGCCTGGCTGCAGGGCCAGCTCAGCGATATGCAGCTGATCAACGGCAGTTCGCTGTACCGTGACCAGGTCGGCGCGCAGATCGCCTCGCCGCACTTAAGCCTGCGCAGCCGTTTCGACGCCCCCGGCGTGGCGGCGATCTCGGGCGATGCCTTCGCCACCCCGCCGCTGGAGGTGCTGCGCGAGGGCCGGCTCCTGACCCTGACGCCCAGCCTCTATGCCAGCCGCAAGACCGGCCTGCCCCATGTGCCGGTGGCCGGCTCGGGCTGGGAGCTGCTGGCGGGCCAGACCTCGCGCGCCGAGCTGCTGGCAGCGATGCCGCGCGGGGCCGTGGTGGGCCGGCTGTCGATGGGCAATCCGGCGCCGAATGGCGATTTCTCCGGCGTGATCAAGAACAGCTTCAGCGTCCAGGACGGACTGATAGGTCCGGCCCTGTCCGAGGTGATGATCACCGGCAATATCGCCACGATGCTGCGTGAGGTCAAGGCTGTGAGTCGCGAGCGCATCGACACCGGTGACCTGCTGCTGCCCTGGCTACGTATCGCCGGCCTGCATTTTTCTTGA
- a CDS encoding EamA family transporter, with translation MPLRHLLVALLVVAIWGSNFVVIKFALGELPPLLFAALRFAFAVLPAVLFLPRPAVAWRNLAAYGVLIGVGQFGVLYLAMRTQISPGLASLVVQTQVFFTILLAMRVAREQVQGYQWLGLLLAASGIVVIASHTDGSTTVTGLLMVLFAALCWAMGNMTGKRAGRVNMLAYMVWTSVFAVPPLLLLSLVFEGPTAMAASVQHLSWQGWAAVLWQSWGNTLFGYGIWGWLLARHAAATIVPMALLVPVFGMSAAAWLLGETMPAWKLIAAALVLSGLALNLLWPLRPWRKAVSVAGTS, from the coding sequence CTGCCGCTGCGCCACCTGCTGGTGGCCCTTCTCGTGGTGGCGATCTGGGGCAGCAACTTCGTCGTCATCAAGTTCGCGCTGGGCGAGCTGCCGCCGCTGCTTTTCGCTGCGCTGCGCTTTGCGTTTGCGGTGCTGCCGGCGGTGCTGTTCCTGCCGCGCCCTGCCGTCGCCTGGCGCAATCTGGCGGCCTACGGCGTGCTGATCGGCGTCGGCCAGTTCGGCGTGCTCTACCTGGCGATGCGCACACAGATCTCGCCCGGCCTGGCCTCGCTGGTGGTGCAGACCCAGGTCTTCTTCACCATCCTCCTGGCGATGCGTGTGGCGCGCGAGCAGGTGCAGGGTTATCAGTGGCTGGGCCTGCTGCTGGCTGCCTCGGGCATAGTCGTGATCGCCTCGCACACCGATGGCAGCACGACGGTCACCGGCCTGCTGATGGTCTTGTTTGCCGCGCTGTGCTGGGCGATGGGCAATATGACGGGCAAGCGGGCGGGCCGGGTGAATATGCTGGCCTATATGGTCTGGACCAGTGTCTTCGCCGTGCCGCCGCTGCTGCTGCTGTCGCTGGTGTTCGAGGGACCGACCGCGATGGCCGCCAGCGTGCAGCACCTGAGCTGGCAGGGCTGGGCGGCGGTGCTGTGGCAGAGCTGGGGCAATACCCTGTTCGGCTACGGCATCTGGGGCTGGTTGCTGGCCCGCCATGCGGCGGCCACCATCGTGCCCATGGCCCTGCTGGTGCCGGTGTTCGGCATGAGCGCCGCGGCCTGGCTGCTGGGCGAAACAATGCCGGCCTGGAAGCTGATTGCCGCCGCCCTGGTGCTCAGCGGCCTGGCGCTGAATCTGCTGTGGCCGCTGCGGCCCTGGCGCAAGGCGGTCAGCGTGGCCGGTACATCTTGA
- a CDS encoding 3-keto-5-aminohexanoate cleavage protein, with amino-acid sequence MNELIITVAPSGAYKQQPDHAALPLTAEALARTAKLCCDAGAAMLHLHIRDAQGRHSLDVEGYREALRVVRAAVGEAMVLQVTSEAAKVYQAPAQIAMVRELRPEAVSVGLRELDQPEIGEQGLAAFFGWLAAERVMTQVILYDTQDLARWQALQRAGIVPEAPWFLLFVLGRYSAGQVSSPHDLLPFVMAHTGPEPWAVCAFGAAEHACMTTATALGGHVRVGFENNLFLKNGAPAPDNAALVLQAAQAADCLARPLATAQLLRERFR; translated from the coding sequence ATGAACGAACTGATCATCACCGTCGCGCCCAGTGGCGCCTACAAGCAGCAGCCCGACCATGCCGCGCTGCCGCTGACCGCCGAGGCGCTGGCGCGCACCGCCAAGCTGTGCTGCGACGCCGGTGCGGCGATGCTGCATCTGCATATCCGCGATGCCCAGGGCCGGCACAGCCTCGATGTCGAGGGTTATCGCGAGGCCCTGCGCGTGGTGCGCGCGGCGGTCGGCGAGGCGATGGTGCTGCAGGTCACCAGCGAGGCGGCCAAGGTCTATCAGGCGCCGGCGCAGATCGCGATGGTGCGCGAGCTCAGGCCCGAGGCCGTGTCGGTGGGCCTGCGCGAGCTGGATCAGCCCGAGATCGGCGAGCAGGGCCTGGCCGCCTTCTTCGGCTGGCTGGCCGCCGAGCGGGTGATGACGCAGGTGATTCTGTACGACACGCAAGACCTGGCCCGCTGGCAGGCGCTGCAGCGCGCCGGCATCGTGCCCGAGGCGCCCTGGTTCCTGCTCTTCGTGCTGGGCCGCTACAGCGCCGGCCAGGTGTCGTCGCCGCATGACCTGCTGCCCTTCGTGATGGCCCATACCGGGCCCGAGCCCTGGGCCGTCTGCGCCTTCGGTGCGGCCGAGCATGCCTGCATGACCACGGCCACCGCGCTGGGCGGCCATGTGCGCGTCGGCTTCGAGAACAACCTGTTCCTGAAAAACGGCGCGCCCGCGCCCGACAACGCGGCGCTGGTGCTGCAGGCCGCGCAGGCGGCCGACTGCCTGGCGCGACCGCTGGCCACGGCACAGCTGTTGCGCGAACGCTTTCGCTGA
- a CDS encoding NAD(P)H-dependent oxidoreductase has product MSTGKRILIIQGHPDALAPHFCHALAQAYREGAEQAGHSVRVLDVAALDFPLLRSQADWEHGELPPSLLPAQQDIAWCEHLVLFFPLWLGDMPALLKGFLEQVARPGFAFKKDGSNPFGKKGLSGRSARVVVTMGMPALLYRFFFRAHSVKSLERNILGFVGIAPVHETLIGMVGNLSEAQALEQLGRLRQLGQQAA; this is encoded by the coding sequence ATGAGCACCGGCAAACGCATCCTGATCATCCAGGGCCACCCCGACGCACTGGCGCCGCACTTCTGCCATGCGCTGGCCCAGGCCTACCGAGAGGGTGCCGAACAGGCCGGCCACAGTGTGCGGGTGCTCGATGTGGCGGCACTGGACTTCCCGCTGCTGCGCAGCCAGGCCGACTGGGAGCATGGCGAGCTGCCCCCCTCGCTGCTGCCGGCGCAGCAGGACATCGCCTGGTGCGAGCACCTGGTGCTGTTCTTCCCGCTGTGGCTGGGCGACATGCCGGCGCTGCTGAAGGGTTTTCTGGAGCAGGTGGCGCGGCCCGGCTTCGCGTTCAAGAAGGACGGCAGCAATCCCTTCGGCAAGAAGGGCTTGAGCGGCCGCTCGGCCCGGGTCGTCGTGACCATGGGCATGCCGGCCCTGCTGTACCGCTTCTTCTTCCGCGCCCACAGCGTCAAATCGCTGGAGCGCAACATCCTGGGCTTTGTCGGCATCGCGCCCGTCCATGAAACCTTGATTGGCATGGTGGGCAATTTGAGTGAGGCGCAAGCCCTCGAGCAGCTGGGCCGTTTGCGCCAGCTGGGCCAGCAGGCCGCTTGA
- a CDS encoding glycoside hydrolase family 18 protein, with the protein MIRRTLVALCLAALLPAHADTTTDHLFRAKPLDFERTGAKVVGVYVANWAPISHVEALKPGSVTHLLYAFVRACGPGQLPADTPKCQGKQDFQLATGEVDRRFDAAFARLKTRAPHVKVLASVGGWGGSDPFFHLANDPARRAVFAASAMQFLRDHPAFDGIDIDWEHPGGNGAANGVQLGSPADGQGFADLMVDLRAALDRLTAENGRLYQLTVAVNPISLITDRINYKQAAPALDLVFMMSYDFYGNWTPVAGNHSSLKSSGPAADDSLERGVRNLKAAGVPAAKLVAGVAMYGRGFAGVAQPVTGAAKSGGYPGTDGSTGYRDIAARYLGPKGQGLRGYKPVFDPATQAWNLYHPQLKLFMGYDDPRAVLAKGRFVREQGLAGVFAWELSQDNGDILNAMNLGIGNLILP; encoded by the coding sequence TTGATACGACGCACCCTTGTTGCCCTGTGCCTGGCGGCCTTGCTGCCGGCGCACGCCGATACCACCACCGACCACCTGTTCCGTGCCAAGCCGCTGGACTTCGAGCGCACCGGCGCCAAGGTGGTGGGCGTCTATGTGGCGAACTGGGCCCCGATCAGCCATGTCGAGGCGCTCAAGCCCGGCAGCGTCACCCACCTGCTCTATGCCTTTGTGCGCGCCTGCGGTCCCGGCCAGCTGCCGGCCGATACGCCCAAATGCCAGGGCAAGCAGGACTTCCAGCTCGCCACTGGCGAGGTCGATCGCCGCTTCGACGCCGCCTTTGCGCGGCTGAAAACCCGCGCTCCCCATGTCAAGGTGCTGGCCTCGGTCGGTGGCTGGGGCGGTTCGGACCCGTTCTTCCATCTGGCCAATGACCCGGCGCGGCGCGCCGTGTTCGCCGCCTCGGCGATGCAGTTCCTGCGCGACCACCCGGCCTTCGACGGCATCGACATCGACTGGGAGCATCCGGGCGGCAACGGCGCGGCCAATGGCGTGCAGCTGGGTTCGCCGGCCGATGGCCAGGGCTTTGCCGATCTGATGGTGGATCTGCGCGCTGCGCTGGACCGGCTGACCGCCGAGAACGGCCGGCTCTACCAGCTGACGGTGGCCGTCAATCCGATCTCGCTGATCACCGACCGCATCAACTACAAGCAAGCCGCGCCGGCGTTGGACCTGGTGTTCATGATGAGCTACGACTTCTACGGCAACTGGACGCCGGTGGCCGGCAATCACAGCAGCTTGAAGAGCTCGGGCCCCGCGGCCGATGACAGCCTGGAGCGCGGCGTGCGCAATCTGAAGGCGGCCGGCGTGCCCGCCGCCAAGCTGGTGGCCGGCGTGGCCATGTACGGCCGCGGCTTTGCCGGCGTGGCCCAGCCGGTCACCGGCGCGGCCAAGAGCGGCGGCTATCCGGGCACTGACGGGTCCACCGGCTATCGCGACATCGCCGCCCGCTACCTGGGCCCCAAAGGCCAGGGCCTGCGCGGCTACAAGCCGGTGTTCGACCCGGCCACCCAGGCCTGGAACCTCTACCACCCACAGCTCAAGCTTTTCATGGGTTATGACGACCCCCGCGCGGTGCTGGCCAAGGGCCGCTTCGTGCGCGAGCAGGGCCTGGCCGGCGTGTTTGCCTGGGAGCTGAGCCAGGACAATGGCGACATCCTGAACGCGATGAATCTCGGCATAGGCAATCTGATACTGCCTTGA